TTTCGGGTTTGCTAAATACTAATCAGGACGTAAATTTACAAGCTATTCTTTTTGCCGAAAGCCACTCGCGCTTTGTGGTGTCTGTTGCCCCAGCGCATCAAATAAGTTTTGAAGCTATTATGGGCAAGCGCGCTATTTTGTTAGGGCAGGTTACCGCACAGCCCCAACTAATAGTTACCTGCCAAAATACAACGTGTATTGACTTGCCAACTGAAGCCTTGTTGCATGCTTGGGATGCGGGACTTGGGTTGTAAAATAAATTTATGCTTATTAAAAAAAGCCTAATTGGCGAGGAAAACCTTGCCAGCGAGCAACGTTAATAAATAGTATTTTTGACGGGCAAAAAGGGGTCTGTCTAAATAAGGTTGTAACCAGCTAAGCCATAATTATCGACAGATTTTCAATGCTTAGTTGCCTTTGACCTTAAAAACCTATATCTTTAACGATTCAGTGCCTTACTCTTTCTTATCCGGAATGTTTTTTATAATTTCGATTAAATTTATTCCGTCCTTGGTGTGTTGAAAAATACCCGCCTGCCCGTATGCTATTGAATCGCATGAAAAAACACCTGTATTGATGACGATTTCGCCTAAATACGTGCATTTTTTGCCATCAGAATCCACCATGTTATACCCGTTAACTTTCAAAGGCAGTTCAAAACGAAGGCTTGCGGGTACTTTTTCTTTTTTTATTAGTTTTTTTAGCCGGTAGCTGAAGGAAGAAGCATCTGCCATTGGATTTTCGATTTTTAGTTTTTCTACTTCTATTTCGTAGTTATGTCCCCATTCATAATTGAAACCTTCTATTGAATCGTAAAAAAATTCGGTCTCTCCATCTTCTGTACGAATTAAATAGCAGAACTGAACACCCTCGCCCTGGCAGGGTGCTTGGTAATGCAGTATATTTAAGTGCTGCAAATTTTCTGTTTTGAGTGACGAATTGAACCCAAATACCATTGCTGCAAGGAACGAAAGAAGGTTATAAACAAAAAACAACATATTGTTTTGTATTAAATATTTATAAATAGCTGTGGGCTAAAACAATTTTTTAGCCCACAGCAAAAGCAACGCAAAATAATTTTTCTTATTGTGCTATTTATCTGGTTCTTGTTCTAGTAGTTTGTATAGGCGTTCCAAACACCTGTACTTCGGCAAGGCTCAAGCTACCGCTTCCGGGTGTTTTTGCATCATTTGTATCTATGTATATTCTAATGTATCGGGCTTGGCGATTTATAGGAACAGTGCGGTTTTTTTGGTTGGGGTCTTTAAAACTAAACGGACCGAGATTTTCATTACGATTTTTAAATTCGTCCACACCCATATGTCCACAAACAGTTTGATAGTTTGTAGATGTCATAGTGCCGTTACCGTTATTTTTATAGGTTCCTCCACCTGTAGTCCTTGCTCTTATTATATCAGCAGCACCGGTTGCCACCCACAAATTTTGTTGTTTACTCCAGCAACACTCATCTGTTCTGTTCCATATTACAATTTTTTCTACGTTGTGTATAGCACCAAGATCAACCTCCCAATAGGGGCATGCGCCTTCATCGGTTTGGTTCACCGACCCCATACTTAATCTTCCGTCTGTATTACCGTCAATAACCTTAGGGGCATTGTTTTCGATTCCTTGGAAGAGTGGCGATTGGGATGCAGTTTTGCCAATTGCAATATTCCCCTCGTTTGTGTTGCAGTACTTGTTGGTTGTGTCGGCTGTGTTGGTTGAGTTGGTTGTTTTTGGTTCGGAGCAGGTGCTGTAGCCCATATTTCTTCTCCGGATGTGGTAACAAGCCTTAACCGGCCGTCATCTGTTAATTCGGCGTGCTTAACTTTGTTTAGTATTATTCCTGCAACGTTATCTTGTCCGGTAGTTGCGCAATAATTCTTTTTTAGTTTACTGTCTATGCAAACATTTCCATCGGGGTTGAGGCTTAAAAAGCTTACAGCAGGTGGGTTGCCCCATTGCCCTTCTAAAGGAAAACGATATACTTCTTTAAATTGGCAGTTATTGCTGTTTAGAATCTCTTCTATCACAAAATTGCCATCGGTTGTGCCGCGAAGTTGGAAACGACCGTTTGCCGATACCAATTTTTCCTTTTCTAGTATGCGGTTGCCAAGATTTAAGATGGTTTGGTATTTTTTAACCGCATCTTTTGCTTCACAGTTAGAAGCGCTCGTTGCCGTGCTTGGAGCAGTTGACGTGCTTGGCGCAGTTGGCGGGGTTGTGGTGGGTTTGCACGAGCCAGGTGGGTAAATAGAGGCAATAGCTGCAATATCGCCGGCGCTTATGGCTTCGCGTTGCCCCATATTTGCAGGTGCCGTACCACTTTTTACATCAATAGTATTTCGGCCATTCTTAGAAAAAGCGGTAGCAAAATAATGCATTATCGAGCCAAAATCGTAAGCACCAATATTGGTAGCCTTATCCTCCTCTCTAGTGAAATTATGCTTTTTGTCTTCGATAATATTGCCAAAATTTATGGTAACATATTTATCGCGGTCTTCGCGGCTTTGCGTGTGGCTGAAACCGGCAGCATGTAATAACTCGTGGGCAACTGTGCCCATTCCCGCTTTATCAATTGAAATTTTCTGCATACCACCACTCCTTCCAACATCCGACCAGTTTCCAGATTCGGAGACAAACTCAACATAGTCTTTTTCATTTGTTCGAGGTATTATACACAGGTTTGTTTTGGTGTTTAACTCGTTGATGCCCGCTAAAATAATATCTCTTTTGCTGTGCCCGGCAGGAAGAACATACGGGATGGTAGAATTTGGCCATCTTCTGGAATTATCAGCATCATTAGATGGGGCGGGGGTATTGGTAAAATCTTCAACTTTTCCTAATACCATATCACTTTGATAAATAACTTTTCCGTCTGGGGTTATTTCTACCTCAACATTTTGTGCTTTTTTAGACATTGGCAGCACAATATTTAATTGTTTTTTTGTTGTAGGACCGCTGTAACCTTCGGCAGGTTTATATTTGGGGTCTATGGCACTGGTGTTTCCGGAATTATTATTGCCCGGCGGACTGTTCCATACTTTTTTGTTTGCAGCCGTGTACAAGCAAAGGCTACCGTCATCTTCCAAAATAGCGCGAACAGGCTTCCATTCATTTGTTCCGTACTTAGGGTCAAAAAACGCTTGTGTTTGGCTTGACCACGCTGCCTGATTGTTGCGGTCATAAACTACTAAATTTCCATCTGCCTGAAAAGTTAAATAGCTTCCGCCGCCTTTGGTAGCCATACTACACCAAACAAAAGCATCGCTGCTGCTGTAGATACAAAGGTTTCCGTCGGCTTGTACAGTCAGATAATGGGATTTGTTGGCGGAATGAATACGTTGTCCCTCGGTAATTTTGCTGCCAACAGTAATTGTACCGTTCCCCGATTGTGCCATAATAGATAACACGGAATAAAACAAGAACAAGGCAAAGAAAATTAAATTTTTCATAAATAACTTAAATATTAAGTTTGTAGTAAAAAAATATCGCCATGAAAAGACAGAACCTGCAAATAGCTATTATAGCTTTCTATTTTCGGTTTTTGTTTTTTCTGACACGCAAAGGTTCCATGTAAATTCCTAAACCTAAAATTTTAGGGATAAAAACTAGGTTTTTAGGGATAGAATGTAATTACAGCTGTGATTTCCTATAATTTTGCGCCTTTGAAGGGACAATTTTGGTGCCTCGCGAAAATCGAATTTTGTATTGTCAACTAATTTAGCACATTACTCTTCTTCTATCTTTTCTAAATAGAGAATAGAGGCAACAATAAGAGTAATAACCTTAATATGAAAGCTAAAAATTTTGACCCAGCCGTAATATATATTGATACAAGGGCAGCCAAAATTCCGGATATCCGGAAACAGTTTTACCATCTGTTATACAGAGGAAAAGCCAAAGTTTTGTGTCCGTAATAATAAAGGTCAATGCGCAGGGCTTTTTCAAAGAGACCACCAGTTTAAAGAGGTGGTTTAAATTGGCATTAACCGAGTGAAGTTTGAGTGATTTAAAACTAAAATGTCTGTTTTTGAAAATTTAGGCAATAAAAAAAGCAGGATAAGAGGGGTTACCTCTAATATCCTGCTCCCAATCACTACACTCAACTCACATTTAAGACACAAAGTAACGAAAAGGTAACGACTTTAACAAGTTTTTTTTCATTTTTTTTTAAAACTTTTAGAGCCTGTCTAAATTTTATTTTCTAATTCTATTAAGCATCAATTTTATCATGGCAAGTTGGATCATTGTCTGGCTCGTTTCGGTTTGGAACTCAAAGTCTTTACTCAATCTTCGATAGCTTTCGAGCCATGCAAAAGTTCTTTCAACAATCCATCTTTTTGGCAATACTTCGAATTTCGAGGCTGTATTCGATCTACTTACAACCTCAACCACCCACCCAAACGTTTTGCGGGTATTTTCAATTAACTCGCCTCTATACCCGCCATCAGCTACTATCTTTACCAATCTGCAAAACCTGCCTCTGAGGTCAGCTATAACCATTGGGGCTGATTTACTGTCATGCTCATTTGCCGCATGAACCACAACCGCTAAAAGTAGTCCCATTGTATCTACAATAATATGCCGCTTTCTGCCTTTAACTTTTTTACCCCCGTCAATCCCTCTGCACAAGCCTCCGACGCTTGTTGTCTTTACCGCTCTGGCTATCAATTATACCAACACTTGGCGATGAAGCCCTGCCTGCTTGCTTTCGAGTCTTATCCCTGAGTATTTCATGGATGAGTTCTATCGTCCCATCCTTCTTCCACTTGGTAAAATAGTAGTAAACAAGCTTCCATGACGGAAAATGGAACGGCAGCATGCGCCATTGACAGCCAGTTTTAAGCAAATAGAACAGCGCATTAAAAATTTCTCTTAAACTGTGTTTTCGTTTCCGTTTGTCGTCTAAAATGCCTAATATTGCACTCCATTGACTATCGGTGAGACTGCTTGGGTAGGTTTTCATTTTACTTTATGTGTTTGATTTTTCATAAAGCTATGAATTATTATTTAAACGTCAAACTGATAGTCTTTTATTCACATCTCTTTTAATAACTTTTTTCCTATCAATTTTTAGGACTGGCATGCCAATTTTTAATTTTTAGACAGTCTCTTATTTTTTTTCATTTTTGGGCTAATTGACCTATTTTTGTCGCCACATTTTTAACAATTATGGGTTACTTACAAGTTTTTTATTCTATTTCTACTACTGAGCTAATTGAAATTGCTATGGCCGAGCTGAGTGAGATTGGCTACGACGGATTTGAATTTACAGAAATAGGTTTATGTGCCTATATTCCGGAAGAGTATTATAACGAAGCGAACATGTTAGAGGCTATTCAATTTTATCCGGATATAAAATGGCTATACACGCAACCTCTTCCTGATATTAATTGGAACGCCGAATGGGAAAACAATTTTGAACCTCTAATTATCGGTGGTAAATTATTAGTACAAGCTCCTTTCCATGCTCAACAGTCGCTTATAAAAGAAAACTACCCCTACACTATTACCATTGACCCCAATATGGCTTTTGGCACAGGGCACCACGAAACTACGGCGTTAATGCTTGAAGCTTTGCTTGAAATGAACCTTAAAGGTCATAGCTTTTTAGATTTTGGATGTGGAACTGCCATTTTAGCTATTATGGCCGGACTTAAAGGGGCGGCAAATATTGTTTGTATAGACAATGATGCCCACGCTTGTAAAATAGCTGCCGAAAATCTTTTAGCACATCAACTACATAATATTAGCACCGTTATTGTGGGCAATGATACGGCAATTGCTACCGCACCTAACCAGCCTTACAAAACCATTGTGGCTAATATTACCCGCAATATTATTTTAGAGTCGTTAGCCAATTTAACCCACGCTTTGGCAGCAGGCGGCTCGCTACTGCTTAGTGGCTTACTTCATGCCGATGTACCATTTATAACAAACGCACTACAAAATTACCCAAACTTACAAGTAAAAAATGTAACCTACAAAACCGAATGGTGTTTGATTGAGGTATTGAGCTTAGTGTAAATTTACTGATTATTTATTTTTATAAAATTTTATTATGACACCATTAGAGCAACATCACCAAAAAAACTGGTCTGAAGTTAAAGCAGAATCTTCGTGGCGTATCCTAAAAATTATGTCCGAATTTGTTGATGGATTTGATACGATGGCACGAATTGGGCCGTGTATTTCTATTTATGGGTCGGCGCGTACCAAGCCAAACAGCCCTTATTACAAAATGTCTGAAGCAGTAGCCAAAAGATTGGTTCAAGATGGATACGGTATAATTACTGGCGGAGGCCCAGGCATTATGGAGGCAGGCAATAAGGGGGCATATAACGCTGGCGGCAAGTCGGTAGGTTTAAATATAGATTTGCCTTTCGAGCAATTTCATAATCCATATATTGATGCCGACAAACTGCTTAACCATCGTTACTTTTTTGTCCGGAAAGTGATGTTTGTAAAATATGCCCAAGCATTTATTTTTCTTCCGGGTGGTTTTGGTACTTTAGACGAATTGTTCGAATGTTTAACCTTAATACAAACTCAAAAAATTACGCGCGTTCCAGTGGTTTTAATGGGTACTGATTTTTGGTCGGGGCTAATGGCTTGGATTAAACAAACCGTATTAGAAACTGAAAAGAATATTAATCCAACTGACCTTGATTTGATTAGGACGACCGATGATGTTGACGAGGTGGCCAATATTATTAACGCATTTTATGAAGCAGAAGGATTATCGCCTAATTTTTAATTTTGCTGCCTACCTACTTACCTGACATTATCAACTAAATTAACATCAACTAATTATTGCAACCATGTTTATTTTTAAAACTGTGGCCCAACTGCAAAATTATTTACAACAACAGCGAAACCAAGGCAAAACGATTGGTTTTGTTCCTACAATGGGGGCTTTACATGCCGGTCATTTATCTTTGATACAAATGGCAAGCCAACAAACCAATTGTACGGTAGTTAGTATTTTTGTAAATCCAACACAGTTTAACGAAAAAGATGATTTTGAGAAATATCCCCGACCTGTTGAACGCGATATGGAGCTATTAGCAAGCCACACTGGTTGCAATCTGCTTTTTTTGCCCGATGTTGCCGAAGTTTATCCCTCTGGATTGCCGCCGCAACAACCTTTTGACTTGGGCGAGGTGGCATTGCCCATGGAGGGCAAAAGTCGCCCTGGTCATTTTAATGGGGTTGCACAGGTAGTAAATCGCTTGTTAAATATTGTACAACCTACAGCTTTATTTATGGGGCAAAAAGATTTCCAGCAAGTAGCAGTTGTGCGGCGTTTATTGGCTTTAACCAATAGCACCGTCCGGTTAGTGGCCTGCCCTACCTTGCGCGAACCAAACGGGCTGGCTATGAGTTCGCGCAACGAGCGACTAACACCACACGAGCGCCAAATGGCAGGTGTTATTTACGAAGCCCTGCAATGGGCAGCACAGCAGTTTAATAACCCCGAATGTTTGCCACAGCAAGTTCAACGGTATTGTATAGAGCAGCTAAACGGCGTTGAGGGTATGCACACCGAATATTTTGAAATTGTTGATGCCCAATTTTTACAACCTTTGGTGCTGTGGCAAACTCAAACGCCAACTGTTGCCTGCGTAGCAGTGCGCTTTGGCGCAGTTAGGTTAATTGATAATGTGTTAATAAATTAAAAAACCATTTTTTCGAATTGCATTTATATCACTTTAAACCGAATACCGGCATACACGGTTTGTTTTTCAAGTGGCCCCCAAACATTAGCGGCATCAAACTGTGGGCTATACGGTGTTTGAGCTTTAATTACGGGCATGTGTTGGGTGTAACCTGTTAAGTTTTCGCCACCAACATAAAAACTCCATTGCTTATGGTTGTAAGTAATTTGTGATTGCAAGGTAATATAATCGGGCGAGTAAGCAACGTCATCGTTATCGGGCTGGTGGTTATTGTCGTGTTGTGTAGCCGCCAAATGGTTGGTAAGTGCTGCCTTACCTTGGTAGCGGGTGGTAATATCGGCTTGCCAGGCTCTGTTGCGTGTGCGGGCGCTAAGCGATAGTATTGCGGTATGGCGGGGCAAAAATGGCACCGGCAACCATTTATCGTTGTAGGTAGCAAAGGTATAGTCTAATTTATAAGCAGCCTTGGCGGTAAATCGGGGCAGCCATTCGCCCGATATTTCGGCTTGAAAACTGTTGGCAATTGATTTTCCGGATAAATTATAAAAGCGCAATTCGTTGCTATTGCTATAGGCATCAACTATTACCTGATTAATAAAATTAGTCCGGAAAAAATCTAACGAAATCTGTCCATCTCGCCGTTCAATATAAAAATTATGTACTAAACTGGCTCCATAATTCCAAGCATCTTCCGGAAGCAATTTTTCAGTTATATTTAAGGTGCGACCGGTAGTAAATATAGCCATGTTTTCGGCATAAATTTTGGCAGTTCTAAAACCACGCCCACCCGATAAACGCAGGGCTGTTTGCGGTGTAAGGTCAAATTTGAAGTGCATACGCGGTAAAACATACCATCCGGAATTGTTTAAGTGGTCAACCCGCAACCCCAGTACGGCAGTTAGTCTTTTAGGAACGCTATACGAATATTCGCCGAACACGCCTGGAATTATTTCTTCTGGATTAGCTGTATTTTGGTTGAAATTTTCGGCATAGGCATCGTAGGCAAAACTTAATCCGGAAGTAAAACTATGCCGTTGCGAGCTAGGGTGTCCATGTTGAAAAATAAGATTACCATAGGCGCTTTTTTGGGTGGCATCGTAATTTTGTAATCCAAAAAATGCTGTTTGATGATGCCAAACACCAGCCCATTGCAAACCTATACTTTGTTTATCATTAAATACGTAGCCTGTCTTTCCAAATGCTTCGAGGCGCGCCGTTTCAATACCAATTCCATAGCCGTTATTTATGGTTCTGGGTTGTGTTTTATCGTAGCTTGTTTGCCCTCCTGTGCGGTCTTCGTACAAACCTTTAAGGGCAAACTGTATTTTTAGCTTGTCGGTATCGCGTTTCCAGCGCGACAAAACATTGTAAGCAGTTAGTTGCGGCGAGTCTAAAAAGCCATCTTCGTTATGGTCGTTTTTAATAGGATGGGTGTTAGCATTAAACAACAAGGCGGTTGACCACGGCGATTTTTTAAAGCGGTGTGCATAATTGGCGTTAAGCTCGAGCCGGGCCATACTATTGCCAAATACATTTAAGTAAAGTCGCTCGGCCTTGTCGGGTTTTATATATTCAGTATTAATTTGCCCGGCTATTGACGAAGGGCCGTTCATTACCGAGCCGCTACCTTTTGCAATCTGAATATTTTCTATCCATAATGCCGGAACGTAAGTTAAGCCAAACGGGGCGGCAAGGCCACGCATTAAAGGCATGCCTTCAGAAAGTAATTGGGTATAACGTCCGGCCAAGCCCAACATGGTAATTTCTTTGGCACCTGTTACACCATCGGCATAATTTACCCCTACCGTAGCATTGGTTTGAAAACTTTCGCTTAAATTGCAGCAGGCTGCCCTGCATAGCTCTTGGGCGGTAACGTTTTCGGTTTTAATGGTGCTAAGGCGCGAAATAAAAGTTGAACCGCGCTGTGCCAACACCTCAACTTTATTTAACTCAAGGCCGGGCTGCATTAAAATGGTAATGGGCTGATTGATACTGCTGGCATCGGCAAAGTTTATAGGCAACAACGTTTTAGGGAAGCCAACAAAACTAACGGCCAAGGTATCAAATCCTGGCAAGGGGGCAATTTCAAAATGGCCAAATTCGTCGGTTATTACTCCTGTTGTGGTGCCATGCCAATATACGCCTGCGCCAATAATAGGGTATCGTTCGTTTTTACCTTGAATTTCTTCGTAAACAAAACCACGCAGCAACATGGTGTCGTTGGCTGAGGTTGTTGAAGCGAAATGAGTTTTTTGGGCAAATGTATTTTTGTTAAAACTTAAAGCAAAAAATAAAATACCAAACCAAAAAACGAGCTTAAAAATGTTATTATTTTGTTTCATGGCGCAAAATTACGGCAAGGGCAGGCCACGTTTGGTACATAATTTTGAGTATTTGTAGTATTTGTAGCTCAATACTAGTGTTTTAACTTAATTTAATTTGTTTTGATGTGTTTTTTATCCGGATAAAATAAAAATTGCTCTTTACCTCATTTTGTTTCCGGATATTTATTGTGCACCGAAATTTCTAACACGTAGGCACGTAGTTTTGTTAAAACTTTATTATCCGACAAAACTTCTTGGTCGCCCATAATTGCATTCATCTCTTTATCGCTTAGTGGCTTGCCACCTTCATCATAGGTCAGTTGAAATCCTATACAGGGCATCTCTTTTTCAAAAGCTCCGCCTTTAAAATTGCAACAGCTACCGCCATAATCCCAACCAAATCCCGAAAAACCTAATGGTACGCCGCCGTTTAATTTTTGCAAATCTTGTACCGTTGTAACACCAATTTGTATGCCGTTAGCCGTTTTATAAGGGCTTTTTTCGTGTTTGGCAACCAATGAGCTAATTTTATTGAAATTTGGAATTAACATATCTTGTCCGGGTTTGTCAATCCCCTCCCAAATTATTTGTATTTCGCGGGGGGTGTCGCGCAATACATACGTGCCAATGGTTACGGGCATACCTTCGGCGTAAAGTGTATCGCGGGTTACGTTAGCCTGCCCATATTTTCGAATTATGTCGGCTTCTGTGTCAGTTAAATTTACTTGGTCTATACCGTTGCAACTAATTAGGTTGTTTGATGGGGCAGGCGGAGTTGTCTCTGAATTTGTAGCTGGTTGAGGCGTGTTATTGGCAGGAGCAGTAGTGGTAGTAGTGGGGTTGTTTTGGTTTGACGGAGAAGTACAACTTGTGTATAGTCCCAGTATTTGGCAAAATAATATGCCAATTAAAGCGTAAGTTTGTGCTTGTTTTAACATAACTAATATAAGGGATTTAAATTTAAGATAAATATTTTAAGAGGAGCAGGCTTATTGCCTAATTCGCCCTCAAATGTAAGATGTTTTTAGATCGATTGACCTAGAATAAATTAATTTTTATGCAAATAGAAGCCATGTTGTTAGCTAAACATGCAAAAAGTACGGCTGTAGAGGTTGCCGATTTGGTAGTCAATCATCCGGATGCGTTTATGCCACAGTATATTGCTGCTTTTTGTAGCTCCAATAAAATTATTAGTCAAAGGGCGGCATGGTCGCTGCGGCTAATAGCCCAACAAAACGCCAATTTGTTGGCACCTTATTGGGGTGAATTGTTGCAAAAGGCCACACAACCAAATTTGCACGATGCTACCAAGCGAAACATTGCCTGCACCTTAAAGGATTTAGGGCTTGCTGCGCCGGCCAAACATCTTGGGCAAGCTATTGACCTTTGTTTTACCTGGCTGCAAAACCCAGCCGAAGCTATTGCAACTAAATGTTATGCCATGCGCTTTTTAGCCCAAATTGCCCAAAAAAAATACCCCGACCTAAAACCCGAACTTATAGCCATCGTTCAACAAAATTTACCTTATGGAAGTGCGGCCTACAAAGCCAGTTCGCAACAGATACTAAAAAAGATAATGCCTAAATAGATGATTACCCGCTAAATTTCAAGTAGTTAACTCAAAAAAAGGCATATATTAAAAAAATATTCATTTTTTTCTTGTAAATTTGCACGTTTTTTTCAAATCTGCTCTTGTCAAGAGCAAACTATGTTTTAGCGTTATGATTCAAGCCTTGTATTTTGGTGCGGCAGCCAGTTTTGTTGGGGCATTACCTCCCGGATTAATTGGGTTAAATGTTATTGAAACAACCACCCAAAAATCAATACGGTTGGGTTTGTGGTTGGCATTGGGCGCAGTTGTGGTCGAAATTATACAAGTTGCCCTTTGTTTTTTAATTATTACTTTGCTGCCCCACGAAAAAGAAATGGTACAAACGGTGCTTACCTATACTGGTATAACAATATTAATAGTTCTTGGCACCTGGTATTTTTTTAAGCAATCCAGCAATTTATTAGCGCAATTAAAATCGGAGCACGACCCTAATTCGGAGAGCAAAATCCGGATGAAAAAATACGGTATAAACAACAATGCCTTTGTTAAAGGCGCATTTTTTAGCAGTTTAAATACACTCGTGTATCCGTTTTGGCTATTTTATATCGGATACGGTTTATCGAACCATATTATTAGCACCCAGCTAAGTACGGCTACAGTATTTATTTTAAGTACCGGATTAGGCACTATGATGGCCATGTTGCTTTTTGCCTTTTTAGCAAAAAACTATTTCAGTAAAATAAAAAATCTGAACTTGTATTTAAACAAAGCGGTAGCCCTTATTTTATGGGCCATAGCGGGTATTGCTATCCTCCGGATTTTGCTTAACTAAACTAAGCAGCAGCAATTGGCTTCATTTGTTATTTTACCACTACTAACTGTGTTTTTTGTGCAATTTGTCCGTCATTGGTTAAAACTTGTATAATATAATTGCCGGCAGCAACGCGGTTTAGGCCAATTGGCAACAAGTTAGCCCCAGCCTGTAGGCTTAACGCACGTTTTTGAACCACCTGCCCTGCCATATTACATATATTTAATTGTGCCTCGGTGTTAATGGCCGATGATAGCTGCAACCAAGCAATATTTTGTGCCGGATTTGGGTAAACCGTCATTTGTGCCGCACCAATGGCAGTATTATTGGGCAAATCTATGCTTGTGGCAATTGTATCTATATAGCAATCGGGGTCAACAACGGTACTACTTTGCAAGATATTAAGTTTTTGGGTTTGATATTCCTCAAACATAGTAGCTGTTAAGCATGAACCAGATGCCCCTAACCAGTCTTGTAAAATAGTTGTAAACACCTGCCTGTAGTCGTGTTGTGGGTTTTTAAGTTGCTCGCCATTCTCAAGGTCCGAAAGGTTGACGTTAGTACCCGATACGCCTGCCTGCAAGGCATTACCAAATATAAACATAGGTGCTAAGGTGCCGTGGTCGGTGCCAAAATTGCCATTTTCGGCGGCTTTGCGGCCAAATTCCGAGAAAGTAACGGTGGCTACTTGGTCGGCTAATTTTAGCAAGGCCAAATCAGCATAAAATGCTTCGATGCCTTGCGACAAGCGTGTTAATAGCTCGGCGTGGGTGCCAATGGTTGTATCGGCGGTATCTACCTGTGAATTGTGCGTGTCGAAGCCACCTAATTGCACTAAGTATATTTTGGTTTTGCAACCGCCGCTAATAAGGCGGGCAACCGTTTTAAGCTGGGCTGCAAATGTTTCGCCGGGGTAAGTGCCTAAATTTTGTCCGGCATTAAATACAGCCGATATACGCTCGGCATACACACTGACATTTTTTTCTACGTCAGAAATGTACTGCAACTGGTCGCCGTAGTCTGAGTTAGGCATATTGGATATTGGCTGCCCGCCAATTGTCGAAATAAGGC
The sequence above is drawn from the Sphingobacteriales bacterium genome and encodes:
- a CDS encoding TIGR00730 family Rossman fold protein; protein product: MTPLEQHHQKNWSEVKAESSWRILKIMSEFVDGFDTMARIGPCISIYGSARTKPNSPYYKMSEAVAKRLVQDGYGIITGGGPGIMEAGNKGAYNAGGKSVGLNIDLPFEQFHNPYIDADKLLNHRYFFVRKVMFVKYAQAFIFLPGGFGTLDELFECLTLIQTQKITRVPVVLMGTDFWSGLMAWIKQTVLETEKNINPTDLDLIRTTDDVDEVANIINAFYEAEGLSPNF
- the prmA gene encoding 50S ribosomal protein L11 methyltransferase; translation: MGYLQVFYSISTTELIEIAMAELSEIGYDGFEFTEIGLCAYIPEEYYNEANMLEAIQFYPDIKWLYTQPLPDINWNAEWENNFEPLIIGGKLLVQAPFHAQQSLIKENYPYTITIDPNMAFGTGHHETTALMLEALLEMNLKGHSFLDFGCGTAILAIMAGLKGAANIVCIDNDAHACKIAAENLLAHQLHNISTVIVGNDTAIATAPNQPYKTIVANITRNIILESLANLTHALAAGGSLLLSGLLHADVPFITNALQNYPNLQVKNVTYKTEWCLIEVLSLV
- a CDS encoding TonB-dependent receptor, which codes for MKQNNNIFKLVFWFGILFFALSFNKNTFAQKTHFASTTSANDTMLLRGFVYEEIQGKNERYPIIGAGVYWHGTTTGVITDEFGHFEIAPLPGFDTLAVSFVGFPKTLLPINFADASSINQPITILMQPGLELNKVEVLAQRGSTFISRLSTIKTENVTAQELCRAACCNLSESFQTNATVGVNYADGVTGAKEITMLGLAGRYTQLLSEGMPLMRGLAAPFGLTYVPALWIENIQIAKGSGSVMNGPSSIAGQINTEYIKPDKAERLYLNVFGNSMARLELNANYAHRFKKSPWSTALLFNANTHPIKNDHNEDGFLDSPQLTAYNVLSRWKRDTDKLKIQFALKGLYEDRTGGQTSYDKTQPRTINNGYGIGIETARLEAFGKTGYVFNDKQSIGLQWAGVWHHQTAFFGLQNYDATQKSAYGNLIFQHGHPSSQRHSFTSGLSFAYDAYAENFNQNTANPEEIIPGVFGEYSYSVPKRLTAVLGLRVDHLNNSGWYVLPRMHFKFDLTPQTALRLSGGRGFRTAKIYAENMAIFTTGRTLNITEKLLPEDAWNYGASLVHNFYIERRDGQISLDFFRTNFINQVIVDAYSNSNELRFYNLSGKSIANSFQAEISGEWLPRFTAKAAYKLDYTFATYNDKWLPVPFLPRHTAILSLSARTRNRAWQADITTRYQGKAALTNHLAATQHDNNHQPDNDDVAYSPDYITLQSQITYNHKQWSFYVGGENLTGYTQHMPVIKAQTPYSPQFDAANVWGPLEKQTVYAGIRFKVI
- a CDS encoding LysE family transporter, which produces MIQALYFGAAASFVGALPPGLIGLNVIETTTQKSIRLGLWLALGAVVVEIIQVALCFLIITLLPHEKEMVQTVLTYTGITILIVLGTWYFFKQSSNLLAQLKSEHDPNSESKIRMKKYGINNNAFVKGAFFSSLNTLVYPFWLFYIGYGLSNHIISTQLSTATVFILSTGLGTMMAMLLFAFLAKNYFSKIKNLNLYLNKAVALILWAIAGIAILRILLN
- a CDS encoding pantoate--beta-alanine ligase; the protein is MFIFKTVAQLQNYLQQQRNQGKTIGFVPTMGALHAGHLSLIQMASQQTNCTVVSIFVNPTQFNEKDDFEKYPRPVERDMELLASHTGCNLLFLPDVAEVYPSGLPPQQPFDLGEVALPMEGKSRPGHFNGVAQVVNRLLNIVQPTALFMGQKDFQQVAVVRRLLALTNSTVRLVACPTLREPNGLAMSSRNERLTPHERQMAGVIYEALQWAAQQFNNPECLPQQVQRYCIEQLNGVEGMHTEYFEIVDAQFLQPLVLWQTQTPTVACVAVRFGAVRLIDNVLIN
- a CDS encoding DUF4377 domain-containing protein encodes the protein MLFFVYNLLSFLAAMVFGFNSSLKTENLQHLNILHYQAPCQGEGVQFCYLIRTEDGETEFFYDSIEGFNYEWGHNYEIEVEKLKIENPMADASSFSYRLKKLIKKEKVPASLRFELPLKVNGYNMVDSDGKKCTYLGEIVINTGVFSCDSIAYGQAGIFQHTKDGINLIEIIKNIPDKKE